A genomic window from Quercus lobata isolate SW786 chromosome 10, ValleyOak3.0 Primary Assembly, whole genome shotgun sequence includes:
- the LOC115964942 gene encoding protein FAR1-RELATED SEQUENCE 5-like produces MTARLSPLGRSVQDEHSDISRNLIGAIFVAAMTRAVFCAVLDYSTTAAAVICNSSDIEGIEDCLFVERLENSDENLLYKVTYIENEAYNLYNNYALQTGFSIRKGKPRYFNGIKNIRQHEFLCSKEGFKVDEDPCEEKNWKKLETRTGCKAFIHFTVENEAWRVTAFNPDHNHELALPSERHLLRSSCHISKPKAGLIDSMVNAGISTKNTYLYLTEKVGGSENVGFTEKDCYNHVNTKKMSTISVGAAQSLLNHFKKRQIEDPMFFYTVQVLITIGRMYYLGVHFFWMKLTTASFKWLFKSFLDSMGNRSPITIFADQDQAMSNAIEEVFSNTHHRLCLWHISKNATSYFGELNSNSEFQSLWNKCQKYCDSELEFQNKWDKMMHKFNLEDHHWLNMMYKIRHKWSIAFTKDSFTVEFKPSSRSESTNHVLNNIADTTISLTNFVIKYESVLADMRSSEFNEDFRCKQGAPQRAVKKSGILGHAAQVYTCKIFRLFEYEFLNSLVIEWKQVDCQYTIDVFEVKEEDSERVRIVHFDHFNSNISCSCKKFESLGILCCHALRVFNLKNLTKIPSQYILKRWTKEAKKGMMAYEQDNHSSGNAKEAEIVWRNSMLRIANTIISKSQGDDSLKSICQKILLGLDEKIERESSKLGSNANLEKNEVVEHNIVDEMLGLSSHVSVLNPPCVRSNLKKPFLQKEWKKKDEEALYNYLRKDRLKGHFEKRKAKSSKDASSSRKAKKQVSKENPNVSFGGSYNPAIYQPPNPYSHLGFTSDNAHGQSYMSWTNHSQEMSCVNVPFTTVLQGTNVITQLSQNPMTYIPSQINSLMYGSKQSNSTHIQEVGRPKMSCSQES; encoded by the exons ATGACTGCGAGGCTTTCACCGCTTGGTAGATCGGTTCAAGACGAACACAGTGATATCTCCAGAAATTTGATCGGAGCAATATTCGTGGCGGCGATGACACGTGCAGTGTTCTGTGCAGTGTTGGACTACTCAACGACAGCGGCTGCAG tTATTTGCAATTCAAGTGATATTGAAGGAATTGaagattgtttgtttgttgaacgactagaaaatagtgatgaaAATTTGTTGTATAAGGTGacatatattgaaaatgaagCATACAATTTATACAACAATTATGCATTACAAACAGGTTTTAGTATACGGAAAGGAAAACCTAGATATTTTAATGGGATAAAGAACATAAGGCAGCATGAATTTCTATGTTCTAAGGAGGGGTTTAAAGTAGATGAAGATCCTTGTGAAGAGAAAAATTGGAAGAAACTAGAGACTAGAACTGGCTGTAAAGCATTTATTCATTTCACAGTTGAAAATGAAGCATGGAGGGTTACTGCATTTAATCCAGATCATAATCATGAACTTGCACTACCATCAGAGAGACATTTGTTAAGATCGAGTTGTCATATTTCAAAACCTAAGGCAGGTTTAATTGATTCCATGGTGAATGCTGGTATAAGTACAAAGAATACTTATTTGTATTTAACAGAAAAAGTTGGAGGGAGTGAGAATGTGGGCTTCACTGAAAAAGATTGTTATAATCATGTGAACACAAAAAAGATGTCAACGATTAGTGTTGGAGCTGCTCAAAGCCTAttgaatcattttaagaaaaggCAGATAGAAGATCCCATGTTTTTTTACACGGTTCAA GTGTTAATCACCATTGGTAGAATGTATTATTTGGGTGTGCATTTCTTTTGGATGAAATTAACTACTGCTTCTTTCAAATGGTTATTCAAGTCATTCTTAGACTCAATGGGGAATCGATCTCCAATAACAATTTTTGCTGATCAAGATCAAGCCATGTCAAATGCTATTGAGGAAGTGTTTTCGAACACACATCATCGACTATGTTTGTggcatatttcaaaaaatgcaaCTTCCTACTTTGGAGAGTTAAATTCTAATTCGGAGTTTCAGTCCTTGTGGAACAAGTGTCAAAAATATTGTGATTCAGAATTggaatttcaaaacaaatggGATAAAATGATGCATAAGTTTAATCTTGAAGATCATCACTGGCTTAATATGATGTACAAAATTCGACATAAATGGAGCATTGCATTCACTAAGGATAGCTTCACAGTTGAATTTAAACCTTCCTCGAGGAGTGAAAGCACAAACCATGTTTTGAATAATATAGCAGATACAACAATAAGCCTCACTAACTTTGTAATTAAATATGAAAGTGTGTTGGCAGATATGCGTTCTTCAGAGTTTAATGAAGATTTTCGATGTAAGCAAGGCGCCCCACAAAGAGCAGTTAAGAAGAGTGGTATTTTGGGTCATGCAGCTCAAGTTTACACATGTAAGATATTTAGattatttgaatatgaattCCTTAATAGTCTTGTAATAGAGTGGAAGCAAGTTGATTGTCAATATACAATTGATGTCTTTGAggtgaaagaagaagatagtGAAAGAGTACGCATTGTCCATTTTGATCATTTCAATAGCAACATTTCTTGTTCTTGCAAGAAATTTGAGTCATTGGGAATTCTTTGTTGTCATGCATTGCGGgtcttcaatttaaaaaatttgactaaaattccAAGCCAATACATTTTGAAACGTTGGACAAAGGAGGCTAAGAAAGGGATGATGGCTTATGAACAAGACAATCATTCAAGTGGCAATGCTAAAGAGGCCGAGATAGTGTGGCGTAATAGCATGTTACGTATAGCTAATACAATTATATCCAAAAGCCAAGGGGATGATAGCCTTAAAAGCATTTGTCAAAAGATACTATTGGGACTTGATGAAAAAATCGAAAGAGAGTCATCAAAGTTGGGTTCAAATGCAAACTTGGAAAAAAATGAAGTTGTAGAGCATAATATAGTCGATGAAATGCTTGGCTTATCAAGTCATGTGTCAGTTTTAAATCCCCCATGTGTGAGATCCAATTTGAAAAAGCCATTTCTTCAAAAGgaatggaaaaagaaagatgaagaggCACTTTATAACTATTTACGAAAAGATAGACTTAAAGGCCACTTTGAGAAGCGCAAGGCAAAATCGTCTAAGGATGCATCCTCTTCAC gaaaagcaaaaaaacaagTTTCTAAAGAAAATCCAAATGTGTCATTCGGTGGCTCATACAATCCAGCTATATACCAACCACCAAATCCCTACTCTCATTTAGGATTTACAAGTGATAATGCACATGGTCAATCTTACATGTCATGGACAAATCATTCTCAA GAAATGAGTTGTGTAAATGTTCCATTTACGACTGTGTTGCAAGGTACTAATGTTATAACGCAACTTAGTCAG AATCCAATGACTTATATTCCCTCACAAATAAACTCGTTGATGTATGGCTCCAAGCAATCAAATTCCACACATATACAAGAG GTGGGAAGACCGAAGATGTCATGCAGCCAAGAATCCTAG